A stretch of the Panicum virgatum strain AP13 chromosome 9N, P.virgatum_v5, whole genome shotgun sequence genome encodes the following:
- the LOC120689000 gene encoding uncharacterized protein LOC120689000, with amino-acid sequence MGKGWKSKLPDALWAYQPAFKTPIGMSPYQLVYGKTYRLPVELEFKSHLAIKRWNMDLQSAGIKRQIQLAELDEWREKAYHSSKLYKERTKRWHDKRIKMDMLRKAVCSKIKCLAKATRNEELYRAPDPRI; translated from the coding sequence atggggaagggatggaagagCAAGTTACccgatgcactatgggcatatcagCCAGCTTTCAAGACGCCGATAGGAATGTCACCGTATCAGCTGGTTTATGGCAAAACCTACCGTCTTCCCGttgaacttgaattcaaatcccaTTTGGCTATCAAGAGGTGGAACATGGACCTCCAATCAGCTGGAATAAAAAGGCAAATTCAACtagctgaattggatgagtggAGGGAGAAAGCATATCACAGCTCCAAGTTATACAAGGAGCGTACAAAGAGATGGCACGAtaagcggatcaagatggacaTGCTTCGCAAGGCTGTTTGTTCTAAGATCAAATGCCTTGCGAAGGCCACCAGGAACGAGGAGCTCTATAGAGCCCCGGACCCGAGAATCTAG